Proteins encoded together in one Xylanibacillus composti window:
- a CDS encoding PolC-type DNA polymerase III, whose product MDRSSGKRERFEQLLDQVQLSAEMKMSYFQEARLERVEVSRKNRSWTFIFQLPGLIPADVLMEFDQRLKDRFSPVAAVDWQIAFAAHVDDRTLIEEYWPMFLQWLQREVVSVNGWMTKAKLEVKGAVIHLQMLNETGIEMARKKQVDILVKQYFAQYFGRKVTVVFELNDAGREEFDKHAQKIVEEDRAYVEQALVATEPEPEDSGDPDAKLSFGYEIKDPAVPIAQIRDEEKKAVIQGTVFQLDRKELRNGSTLFTFYLTDFTDSLACKVFAKSKEDVKVLSKLANGMWVKAKGKVEYDRFQNPPELGMIPNDLQEMMAPPERKDEAEEKRVELHLHTNMSTMDAITPIGEYVKQAKKWGHKAIAVTDHGGVQSFPEAYKAQKKHDIKVIYGVEANVVNDAVPIVTRPRPQSLEEAVYVVFDIETTGLSVTANKIIEVAGVKMQGGQEIERFESFVNPHESIPYHISQLTNITDDMVRDAPELKPVMEKFVAFCGDAVLVAHNANFDMGFIQENLKRLGMPLLENPVLDTLELARMLYPTLKNHRLNTLADKCKVNLENHHRAVDDSVALGLILVQMLKDAAEEGFADLARLNDRVGRNWRNTRPFHCTIYASNQTGKKNLFKLVSLSHTEYFHRVPCIPKSKLVELRDGLLIASGCEKGEFFETVLNKSEEEAEEIAQFYDVLEIQPAGNNAHLVEKGLVGSMAHLEEANRKVCAIGERLGKPVVATGNVHYLHPRDKICRDITIHGITGFSPLKDIQKPDVHFRTTQEMLHEFRHLGEDKAYEVVVRNTNAFADQIEVIEMFPSTPFFPVIEGADEEMRETCYRTARELYGDPIPEVVTDRLERELVPITKAGFAALYLISQRLVKKSNEDGYLVGSRGSVGSSVVAMMLGISEVNPLPPHYLCRSCQHSEWFTDGSIPSGFDLPNKECPKCGAEMRGDGQDIPFETFLGFKGDKVPDIDLNFSGEYQPHAHNYTKVLFGEKNVFRAGTIGTVAEKTAYGYVKKYEEDKGQSWRTAEVLRLAGGCTGVKRSTGQHPGGIVVVPDYIEVEDITPVQYPADDTSADWKTTHFDYHAFDANLLKLDILGHDDPTMMRMLQDLTGVDPTTIPMNDPKVMSLFNSTDALGVTPEQIRTPVATYGIPEMGTKFVRQMLEETQPSTFADLLQISGLSHGTGVWLGNAQELIKNGTCTIKTVIGCRDDIMLYLIYKAGLEAGLAFQITESVRKGKGLKDEWIEIMKEHKVPKWYIDSCLRIEYMFPKAHASAYVISAVRTAYFKLYYPIAYYATYFSVRAEDFDVDLFCRGYDAILKQLQEIEAKGFQATAKEKSMISILEMGLEMTARGFSFKGIDLYRSDAVRFQVDGDALIPPFSAIQGVGENAARNIAAAREGGEFLSIEDFQQRSKATKTVVEILTGLGCFRGLPESNQLSLF is encoded by the coding sequence TGCGGTAGATTGGCAAATCGCTTTTGCTGCGCACGTCGATGACCGCACCTTGATAGAAGAGTACTGGCCGATGTTTCTTCAGTGGCTGCAGCGTGAAGTAGTCAGTGTCAACGGCTGGATGACGAAGGCCAAGCTGGAAGTGAAAGGCGCAGTCATTCATCTGCAGATGCTGAACGAGACTGGCATTGAGATGGCTAGAAAAAAGCAGGTAGACATCTTGGTGAAACAGTACTTTGCCCAATATTTCGGCCGCAAAGTAACGGTCGTCTTCGAGCTGAATGATGCCGGTCGAGAAGAGTTCGACAAGCATGCGCAGAAAATCGTGGAAGAGGACCGGGCCTACGTCGAACAAGCGCTCGTGGCAACCGAGCCCGAGCCGGAAGATTCGGGTGATCCGGACGCCAAGCTCTCCTTCGGCTATGAGATCAAAGACCCTGCCGTGCCGATTGCCCAAATCCGCGACGAGGAGAAGAAGGCAGTGATTCAGGGAACTGTCTTCCAGCTGGACCGCAAGGAATTGCGGAATGGCAGCACGCTGTTTACCTTTTACTTGACCGATTTCACGGATTCGCTCGCTTGCAAGGTGTTCGCCAAGAGCAAGGAAGATGTGAAGGTGCTGTCCAAGCTGGCGAACGGCATGTGGGTGAAGGCGAAGGGGAAGGTGGAGTACGACCGCTTCCAGAATCCGCCGGAGCTCGGCATGATCCCGAATGATCTGCAAGAGATGATGGCGCCGCCGGAACGGAAAGATGAGGCAGAAGAAAAGCGCGTCGAGCTGCATCTGCATACGAACATGAGCACGATGGATGCCATTACGCCGATCGGCGAGTACGTTAAGCAGGCGAAGAAATGGGGACACAAGGCGATTGCCGTGACCGATCACGGCGGCGTGCAGTCGTTCCCGGAAGCGTACAAAGCTCAAAAAAAGCATGACATCAAAGTGATATATGGCGTCGAGGCGAACGTCGTGAATGACGCCGTGCCGATTGTAACCCGGCCTCGTCCGCAATCGCTGGAGGAAGCCGTATATGTTGTCTTCGATATTGAGACGACAGGGCTCTCGGTTACGGCGAACAAGATTATCGAGGTGGCCGGCGTAAAGATGCAGGGGGGCCAGGAGATCGAGCGGTTCGAGTCGTTCGTCAATCCGCATGAGAGCATCCCTTATCATATCTCGCAGTTGACCAATATTACCGATGATATGGTGCGGGACGCGCCTGAATTGAAGCCGGTGATGGAAAAGTTCGTCGCCTTTTGCGGCGATGCGGTGCTGGTAGCCCACAACGCCAATTTCGATATGGGCTTTATTCAGGAAAATTTGAAGCGGCTCGGCATGCCGCTGCTGGAGAATCCCGTGCTGGATACGCTGGAGCTGGCGCGGATGCTGTATCCGACCTTGAAAAATCACCGATTGAATACGCTGGCGGACAAGTGCAAGGTGAATCTGGAGAATCACCACCGTGCGGTAGACGATTCGGTTGCGCTTGGACTGATCCTCGTGCAGATGCTCAAGGACGCCGCCGAGGAAGGCTTTGCCGATCTCGCCCGCCTGAACGACCGGGTCGGACGGAATTGGCGCAACACCCGTCCGTTCCACTGCACGATCTATGCGTCCAATCAAACAGGCAAGAAAAATTTGTTCAAGCTTGTGTCGCTGTCGCATACTGAATACTTTCACAGGGTGCCCTGCATACCGAAGAGCAAGCTGGTAGAGCTGCGAGACGGCTTGCTGATCGCTTCCGGGTGCGAGAAGGGCGAATTTTTCGAGACAGTGCTGAACAAATCCGAGGAAGAAGCAGAAGAAATCGCGCAATTCTACGATGTGCTGGAAATTCAGCCTGCGGGCAACAATGCGCATCTGGTAGAAAAAGGCCTTGTCGGCAGCATGGCGCATCTGGAAGAAGCCAATCGCAAAGTGTGCGCGATCGGAGAGCGGCTGGGCAAGCCCGTTGTGGCGACAGGCAATGTCCATTACTTGCATCCGCGCGACAAGATATGCCGCGACATTACGATACACGGCATTACCGGCTTCAGCCCGCTGAAGGATATCCAGAAGCCGGATGTGCATTTCCGCACGACACAAGAGATGCTGCATGAATTCCGCCATCTGGGCGAGGACAAAGCATACGAAGTTGTCGTACGGAATACGAACGCGTTCGCCGATCAGATTGAAGTGATCGAAATGTTCCCGAGCACGCCGTTCTTCCCGGTGATCGAGGGAGCGGATGAGGAGATGCGCGAGACTTGCTACCGCACAGCGCGCGAGCTGTATGGCGACCCGATACCGGAGGTGGTCACCGATCGATTGGAGCGCGAGCTGGTGCCGATTACGAAAGCCGGCTTTGCCGCGCTGTATCTGATTTCCCAGCGGCTGGTCAAAAAATCGAACGAGGACGGTTATCTGGTTGGATCGCGGGGCTCCGTCGGTTCATCCGTTGTTGCGATGATGCTGGGCATCTCCGAGGTCAACCCGCTGCCGCCTCATTACTTGTGCCGCTCCTGCCAGCATTCCGAGTGGTTCACCGACGGCAGCATCCCGAGCGGCTTCGACCTGCCGAACAAGGAATGCCCGAAATGCGGCGCTGAGATGAGGGGCGACGGCCAGGACATCCCGTTCGAGACGTTCCTTGGCTTCAAGGGGGACAAGGTGCCGGATATTGACTTGAACTTTTCCGGCGAATACCAGCCGCATGCGCATAACTATACGAAGGTGCTCTTCGGCGAGAAGAACGTGTTCCGTGCCGGTACGATCGGAACAGTTGCCGAAAAAACGGCTTACGGGTACGTGAAAAAGTATGAAGAGGACAAGGGGCAATCGTGGCGTACGGCCGAGGTGCTGCGACTGGCAGGGGGATGCACCGGCGTCAAGCGCAGCACCGGCCAGCATCCCGGCGGCATCGTCGTAGTCCCGGATTATATTGAGGTGGAGGATATTACGCCTGTGCAGTATCCGGCGGACGATACGAGCGCGGATTGGAAGACGACGCACTTCGATTATCACGCCTTCGACGCCAATCTGTTGAAGCTCGATATTCTTGGGCACGATGACCCGACCATGATGCGGATGCTCCAGGACTTGACCGGAGTCGATCCGACGACGATCCCGATGAACGATCCCAAGGTGATGAGCTTGTTCAACTCGACCGATGCCCTTGGGGTTACGCCGGAACAAATTCGCACGCCGGTCGCAACTTACGGCATTCCCGAGATGGGGACGAAGTTCGTGCGCCAGATGCTGGAGGAGACGCAGCCTTCGACGTTCGCCGACTTGCTGCAAATCTCCGGTCTCTCGCACGGGACGGGCGTCTGGCTTGGCAACGCGCAGGAGCTGATCAAGAACGGCACCTGCACGATCAAGACCGTTATCGGCTGCCGGGACGACATTATGCTGTATCTGATATACAAAGCGGGGCTTGAAGCGGGACTAGCCTTCCAAATTACGGAGAGTGTGCGCAAGGGCAAGGGCTTGAAGGACGAATGGATTGAGATCATGAAGGAGCATAAGGTGCCGAAGTGGTATATCGACTCTTGCCTGCGCATCGAATACATGTTCCCGAAGGCACATGCTTCCGCTTATGTAATCTCTGCGGTGCGGACCGCCTATTTCAAATTGTATTATCCGATTGCCTACTATGCGACGTACTTCTCCGTTCGGGCGGAGGACTTCGATGTGGACCTGTTCTGCCGCGGTTATGACGCGATTCTGAAGCAGCTGCAGGAAATCGAAGCGAAAGGTTTTCAGGCGACGGCCAAGGAGAAGAGCATGATCTCGATTTTGGAGATGGGGCTGGAGATGACGGCCCGCGGCTTTTCGTTCAAGGGCATCGACCTGTATCGCTCCGATGCGGTTCGCTTCCAGGTCGACGGCGATGCCTTGATTCCGCCGTTCTCGGCCATTCAAGGGGTAGGGGAGAACGCAGCGCGCAATATTGCGGCCGCTCGCGAAGGCGGGGAGTTCCTGTCGATTGAGGACTTCCAGCAGCGCTCAAAGGCGACGAAGACGGTCGTGGAAATCCTGACCGGACTTGGCTGCTTCCGCGGCCTGCCGGAATCGAACCAATTATCCCTGTTCTGA
- the nusA gene encoding transcription termination factor NusA: MNTDFIEALQEIEREKGISKDVLLEAIEAALISSYKRNFNTAQNVRVDINRHTGVIKVFARKTVVEEALDPRMEISLEAARDLNGNYQLDDIVELEVTPRDFGRIAAQTAKQVVTQRIREAERGLIYHAFIDKEEDIVTGIVQRIDPRNVYVDLGKVEAVLPQNELMPTDKLTHNDRVKAYITKVENTTKGPQIMLSRTHPGLLKRLFELEVPEIYDGVVEIRSVAREAGHRSKIAVYSRNPEVDPVGSCVGQKGARVQTIVNELRGEKIDIVRWSEDVEEYVANALSPSKVLEVNVFEEEKLARVIVPDYQLSLAIGIKGQNARLAAKLTGWKIDIKSETQAEEELGRPRTDTEEMPQDFVSFD, translated from the coding sequence ATGAATACCGATTTTATTGAAGCTTTGCAGGAGATTGAAAGAGAAAAGGGGATCAGCAAGGATGTGCTGCTGGAAGCGATTGAAGCAGCATTGATTTCCAGCTACAAGCGAAACTTCAATACCGCGCAAAATGTGCGGGTGGATATTAACCGCCATACCGGCGTCATCAAAGTGTTCGCCCGCAAGACGGTAGTCGAAGAAGCGCTTGACCCGCGCATGGAGATTTCGCTGGAAGCCGCGCGCGACTTGAATGGAAATTATCAGTTGGATGATATTGTGGAGCTGGAAGTGACGCCCCGCGACTTCGGCCGAATTGCCGCACAGACGGCGAAGCAGGTCGTGACGCAGCGCATCCGCGAGGCGGAGCGCGGATTGATTTATCATGCGTTCATCGACAAGGAAGAGGATATTGTGACCGGCATCGTGCAGCGCATTGATCCCCGCAATGTGTATGTGGACCTCGGGAAGGTGGAGGCGGTGCTCCCGCAGAACGAGCTGATGCCGACCGACAAGCTGACCCACAACGATCGGGTGAAGGCTTATATCACGAAGGTCGAAAACACGACGAAGGGACCGCAAATTATGCTGTCCCGAACGCATCCGGGCTTGCTCAAGCGGCTGTTCGAGCTTGAGGTGCCGGAAATTTATGACGGCGTGGTGGAAATCCGCTCGGTGGCCCGCGAGGCCGGACACCGCTCGAAGATTGCCGTCTATTCCCGCAATCCCGAGGTAGATCCGGTCGGCTCTTGCGTCGGACAGAAGGGCGCACGGGTGCAGACGATTGTCAACGAGCTGCGCGGCGAGAAGATCGATATCGTTCGCTGGTCGGAGGATGTTGAGGAATACGTGGCCAACGCGCTTAGCCCGTCGAAGGTGCTGGAAGTAAATGTGTTCGAGGAAGAGAAGCTGGCGCGCGTCATCGTGCCGGACTACCAATTGTCTCTGGCTATCGGCATCAAGGGGCAGAATGCGCGCCTGGCAGCGAAGCTGACCGGCTGGAAGATTGACATCAAGAGCGAAACCCAGGCGGAGGAGGAGCTCGGTCGTCCGCGTACAGACACTGAGGAGATGCCGCAGGATTTCGTCTCGTTCGATTAA
- the rnpM gene encoding RNase P modulator RnpM — translation MRKRRVPLRKCVACQEMQTKRELIRVVRSPEGEIEIDLTGKKPGRGAYLCGKAACFRLAKKSRAFERALKAAVQPEIYDRLEQDFIEMEEEFEAWKSASGDEDE, via the coding sequence ATGCGGAAACGGCGGGTGCCTTTGCGCAAATGTGTCGCCTGTCAGGAAATGCAGACCAAGCGTGAGCTCATTCGGGTGGTTCGCTCCCCCGAGGGCGAAATTGAGATAGATTTGACCGGCAAGAAGCCGGGCAGGGGCGCATACTTGTGCGGCAAGGCGGCATGCTTCAGGCTGGCGAAGAAGAGCCGTGCCTTTGAGCGTGCGCTTAAGGCTGCTGTGCAGCCGGAAATCTATGACCGGCTGGAACAGGACTTCATTGAGATGGAAGAGGAATTCGAGGCTTGGAAGTCCGCTTCAGGTGATGAGGATGAATAA
- the rimP gene encoding ribosome maturation factor RimP: MVEEMLSPFLRDNGFELVDVEYVKEGSNRFLRVFVDKEGGIDIDECGRISEYLSSKLDETDPIEEAYFLEVSSPGAERPLKKPEDFERAVGKHVLITTYEPLDGLKEFEGTLEAYDGVTLSVRTPKKIYAIPVEKAAGARLAIAF, encoded by the coding sequence ATGGTGGAAGAAATGCTGTCGCCTTTTTTGCGGGATAACGGCTTCGAATTGGTGGATGTTGAATACGTCAAGGAAGGCAGCAACCGTTTCTTGCGCGTGTTTGTTGATAAAGAAGGCGGCATTGACATTGATGAGTGCGGCCGAATCAGCGAATATTTAAGCAGCAAGCTGGACGAAACCGATCCCATCGAAGAGGCCTATTTCCTTGAAGTTTCCTCGCCGGGTGCAGAACGTCCGCTGAAGAAGCCGGAGGATTTCGAGCGTGCGGTCGGGAAGCACGTGCTTATTACGACTTACGAGCCGCTGGACGGCTTGAAGGAGTTTGAAGGAACGCTTGAGGCTTACGACGGCGTTACCTTATCGGTGCGCACGCCCAAGAAAATCTATGCGATTCCCGTAGAGAAAGCAGCCGGCGCCAGACTCGCGATCGCATTTTGA